In one Sporomusa sphaeroides DSM 2875 genomic region, the following are encoded:
- the prfH gene encoding peptide chain release factor H, whose product MIDILIQISSGKGPLECELAVGKFLKALQTEFADLEIVSQVQGSYIDCFKSVVIKTPARVGGIVGTIKWIVQSPFRPKHKRKNWFIGVSEIQENQKQVFDAELVRFETFRSGGKGGQHVNKVETAVRAIHIPTGVSVVSTQGRDQHTNKKLALIRLNEIIMEQNIAQELLLKQTMWIQHELLERGKPIRVYEGMEFKLRKAD is encoded by the coding sequence GTGATTGATATATTAATTCAAATAAGTTCTGGCAAAGGTCCTTTAGAATGTGAATTGGCAGTGGGAAAATTTCTGAAGGCATTGCAAACGGAATTCGCTGACCTGGAAATAGTAAGTCAGGTACAAGGCAGTTATATTGATTGCTTCAAATCAGTAGTTATCAAAACACCAGCAAGGGTGGGAGGGATTGTTGGCACAATCAAATGGATTGTTCAGAGTCCGTTCAGACCAAAACACAAGCGCAAAAACTGGTTCATTGGGGTAAGTGAAATTCAGGAAAACCAAAAGCAGGTTTTTGATGCAGAACTTGTCCGCTTTGAAACATTCAGAAGCGGGGGCAAGGGCGGACAACATGTTAATAAGGTTGAGACAGCGGTGCGGGCCATACACATTCCTACCGGTGTTAGTGTTGTATCTACACAGGGACGCGATCAGCATACCAATAAAAAGCTGGCGCTAATCCGGCTGAACGAAATTATCATGGAGCAAAATATTGCACAAGAACTGTTGCTGAAGCAAACAATGTGGATTCAACACGAATTACTGGAGCGGGGAAAACCGATCAGGGTTTATGAAGGGATGGAATTTAAACTGCGTAAAGCCGATTAA
- a CDS encoding EFR1 family ferrodoxin (N-terminal region resembles flavodoxins. C-terminal ferrodoxin region binds two 4Fe-4S clusters.) — protein MDWKVTAMYFSATGTTKKIIVGIAEKLSENINGERKVTIQDFTLPDSRQEPKQFTANDIVVFGVPVYAGRVPNVLLKYLNSVAGNGALAIAVTVYGNRNYDDALIELTDILQANGFTVIAGGAFIGEHSFSKTLAKNRPDDQDMAIVKEFAHQLKVKLIDQNSVEPVEVSGNRPYRYYYIPKNEQGEPVDIRKVTPKTNDRCTNCGLCTRLCPMGSIDSEEASKMKGICIKCGACVKSCPVNAKYYDDKNYIRHKEELEIDFSHRREPELFI, from the coding sequence TTGGATTGGAAAGTTACAGCGATGTATTTTAGTGCGACTGGAACCACGAAAAAAATAATAGTTGGTATAGCTGAGAAGCTGTCTGAGAATATCAACGGAGAGCGAAAAGTAACTATTCAGGATTTCACATTGCCGGACAGCAGACAGGAACCAAAGCAATTTACCGCAAATGATATTGTGGTTTTTGGTGTTCCCGTCTACGCGGGAAGAGTCCCGAATGTCTTACTAAAATACCTGAATTCGGTTGCTGGCAATGGCGCACTGGCTATTGCAGTCACTGTTTATGGAAATAGGAATTATGATGATGCTCTCATTGAATTAACGGATATTCTGCAGGCAAACGGTTTTACGGTTATTGCCGGCGGTGCTTTTATCGGTGAGCATTCATTCTCCAAGACTCTGGCAAAAAACAGGCCGGATGATCAGGATATGGCCATAGTTAAGGAGTTTGCGCATCAACTAAAAGTAAAGCTAATTGATCAAAACAGCGTTGAGCCGGTCGAAGTCAGCGGTAACAGGCCTTATCGCTACTACTACATTCCTAAAAATGAGCAGGGCGAGCCTGTCGATATTAGGAAGGTAACGCCAAAGACAAATGACCGGTGTACCAATTGCGGGTTATGCACGCGCCTCTGTCCGATGGGATCTATTGATAGCGAGGAGGCAAGCAAGATGAAGGGAATCTGTATTAAATGCGGTGCCTGTGTGAAAAGCTGTCCTGTGAATGCCAAGTACTATGATGATAAGAACTATATCCGGCATAAGGAAGAGCTGGAAATTGATTTTTCCCATCGCCGGGAACCGGAGCTTTTTATTTAG
- a CDS encoding WYL domain-containing protein — MMAAFTELIKNFDKIRDYARDFLVYGYKCRNDYTHKSSRSYDNERRRIESYLAGYIHWETSARGKNLFISTDTGDLSQNPLFSVWETKSFTANDCLLHFCLFDILKNHPGSTAQTAAALLYEQYLSCFDDCEMPDTMTVRNKLNEYVAAGLFQKQKNGKTLHYFISDSKLDNALPEIINKLAVPIHFFENITPAGVLGYFIRRDTGQNPGIFSFRHFFASHTLDDEVLLKILSAIQEQRSIQLETCSNRSKNPSCQTILPLKIAINVKHGRRYLLAYNSRTHNFFSYRLDYLKKVKVLEQSSVFTKHLSELETRLLRTWGVYLGRKNHIEQLEMVLAIDEESEAYVLTRLQREGKHGTVEKLADNRFVYRIEVSDTQEMVPWLRTFIGRIISLTGSNQRIMKQFHEDIECMTHMYED, encoded by the coding sequence ATGATGGCCGCATTTACAGAACTCATTAAAAACTTTGATAAAATCCGAGACTATGCCCGGGATTTTTTAGTGTACGGCTATAAATGCCGTAATGACTACACGCACAAAAGCAGCCGGAGTTATGATAATGAACGGCGAAGAATAGAAAGCTATCTTGCCGGCTATATTCACTGGGAAACCAGCGCTCGCGGGAAAAATCTGTTTATCAGTACCGATACCGGCGACCTCTCCCAAAATCCGCTGTTTTCAGTATGGGAGACAAAATCTTTTACCGCCAATGACTGCCTGCTGCATTTTTGCCTTTTTGATATACTTAAAAACCATCCCGGTTCAACTGCTCAGACGGCTGCCGCTCTCCTTTACGAGCAGTACCTGTCGTGTTTTGACGATTGTGAAATGCCGGATACCATGACTGTCCGCAATAAGCTTAACGAATATGTCGCAGCCGGCTTATTCCAAAAACAGAAAAACGGTAAAACGCTTCATTACTTTATTAGTGACAGTAAGCTGGATAACGCCTTGCCTGAGATAATAAACAAACTCGCCGTCCCTATACATTTTTTCGAAAATATTACGCCGGCAGGCGTTCTGGGGTATTTCATCCGCCGTGATACCGGCCAGAATCCCGGAATCTTTTCCTTTAGACATTTTTTTGCTTCCCATACCCTTGATGACGAGGTATTGCTGAAAATATTGTCAGCCATCCAAGAGCAAAGAAGCATCCAGCTTGAGACCTGCAGCAACCGGTCAAAAAACCCTTCCTGCCAGACAATCTTACCGCTAAAAATTGCAATCAATGTCAAGCACGGGCGGCGCTATTTACTTGCCTATAACAGCCGGACGCACAACTTTTTCTCCTACCGTCTGGATTATCTTAAAAAAGTCAAAGTACTGGAGCAAAGTAGTGTTTTTACCAAACACTTGTCTGAACTGGAAACCAGGCTTCTCCGTACCTGGGGCGTCTATCTTGGCAGAAAAAATCATATTGAACAACTGGAAATGGTACTGGCTATCGATGAAGAGTCCGAAGCGTATGTTCTTACACGGCTGCAACGGGAAGGCAAACACGGCACAGTCGAAAAACTTGCTGACAATCGCTTCGTCTACCGCATTGAAGTCTCTGATACGCAGGAAATGGTACCCTGGCTGCGAACATTTATCGGACGGATCATCTCCCTAACCGGCTCTAACCAGCGGATAATGAAGCAGTTTCATGAGGACATCGAGTGCATGACACACATGTATGAAGACTAG
- a CDS encoding glycerol dehydrogenase: MNKIMISPGRYVQGAGALDDIGKHVAGLGTKALVLGGKRGLDTIQKVLETSFKEHKVSYIIEHFGGECSQPEINRIVANIRQNDVNIIVGAGGGKALDTAKAAAYTAKIPVAIVPTIAATDAPCSALSVIYTPEGVFDSYLVLPKNPDLVLVDTAVIAQAPVRLFVSGMGDALATWFEADACAKAFAGNLPGGLSTSAALCLAKLCYDILIEYGLHAKLALEQGVATEAVEKVVEANTLLSGLGFESSGLAAAHAVHNGLTVLPETHHAYHGEKVSFGTLVQLVLENRSSRELEEVLHFCKSVGLPVTLKEIGVEQITPEKIRQVAEATCAPGETIHNQPFSVSPNTVYAAILAADAIGNAYLKQK; the protein is encoded by the coding sequence GTGAACAAAATCATGATTTCTCCAGGCCGTTATGTACAGGGCGCCGGCGCTCTGGATGACATCGGCAAACATGTTGCCGGTCTGGGAACTAAAGCCTTAGTCCTTGGTGGCAAACGCGGCCTTGACACCATCCAAAAAGTGCTGGAAACCAGTTTTAAAGAACACAAGGTCAGCTATATCATTGAACACTTTGGCGGCGAATGCTCACAACCCGAAATCAACCGGATAGTAGCCAACATCAGGCAGAATGATGTTAATATCATCGTTGGCGCCGGTGGTGGCAAAGCACTGGATACTGCTAAAGCCGCCGCGTACACAGCAAAAATCCCGGTTGCTATTGTTCCGACAATTGCTGCAACCGATGCACCCTGCAGCGCTTTATCTGTCATTTACACCCCGGAAGGAGTTTTTGATTCCTATTTGGTATTGCCGAAAAATCCTGATTTGGTACTTGTGGATACTGCCGTTATTGCTCAGGCTCCTGTCCGCCTGTTTGTATCAGGAATGGGCGACGCACTGGCTACCTGGTTTGAAGCCGATGCCTGCGCCAAAGCCTTTGCCGGCAATCTCCCCGGCGGCTTATCCACCTCCGCCGCCCTGTGTCTTGCCAAGCTCTGTTATGATATTTTAATCGAATACGGCTTACATGCCAAATTAGCACTGGAACAAGGTGTCGCCACCGAGGCTGTGGAAAAAGTAGTAGAGGCTAACACACTGCTGAGCGGACTTGGTTTTGAAAGTTCAGGTCTTGCAGCAGCTCATGCAGTACACAATGGCTTGACCGTATTGCCGGAAACCCATCATGCCTATCATGGCGAAAAGGTTTCTTTCGGTACGCTTGTCCAATTAGTACTTGAAAATCGCTCATCCCGCGAGTTGGAGGAAGTACTGCATTTCTGCAAATCTGTTGGCCTGCCTGTTACCCTTAAAGAAATCGGTGTCGAACAGATCACCCCGGAAAAAATCCGTCAGGTAGCCGAGGCGACCTGCGCTCCTGGCGAAACCATCCATAACCAGCCTTTTAGCGTTAGCCCCAACACTGTTTATGCTGCCATTCTGGCCGCCGACGCAATTGGCAATGCTTATCTGAAACAAAAGTAA
- the asrA gene encoding anaerobic sulfite reductase subunit AsrA encodes MGYCLEQTGFNQILQEWSKDYFIYAPKRFKDGGGFSDTDRIRYGEIHTVEEIVFDLKSEFSFKEVLLPLSQTLFFFTEEVVKEADPPKKGAVIFLRSCDLHAVKRLDAIYLENGCEDYYYQRLRDKVKFVLLGCQYSFENCFCVDMGTNRTDAYDAYLEIINGKVYVDNHNEAWEALLAARSAATPAVVPACVTRNETCVHIPAGITLEVMGATMWDEYDSRCINCGRCNFVCPTCTCFSMQDIFYTDNGKAGERRRVWASCMVDGFTEVAGGGCYRQKNGQRMRFKVLHKVYDYKKRNGYHMCVGCGRCDDICPEYISFSHSINKLADAIEEVAANGGK; translated from the coding sequence ATGGGCTACTGCTTAGAACAAACGGGCTTCAATCAGATATTGCAGGAGTGGTCTAAAGACTATTTTATCTATGCTCCTAAGCGTTTCAAAGATGGAGGTGGTTTCTCAGATACTGACCGTATTCGTTACGGGGAAATTCATACAGTGGAAGAAATCGTTTTTGATCTAAAATCAGAATTTTCCTTTAAAGAAGTGCTGTTGCCTCTGTCGCAGACTTTGTTTTTCTTTACCGAAGAGGTTGTCAAAGAAGCAGACCCTCCTAAAAAAGGGGCAGTAATTTTTCTGCGCAGTTGTGATCTGCATGCAGTAAAACGGCTTGACGCGATCTATCTGGAAAACGGTTGTGAAGACTATTATTATCAGCGGCTGCGGGATAAAGTAAAGTTTGTGCTGCTTGGCTGTCAGTATTCCTTTGAAAACTGTTTCTGTGTTGATATGGGAACAAATCGAACAGATGCGTATGATGCTTATCTTGAAATTATAAATGGCAAGGTATATGTGGATAATCATAATGAAGCATGGGAGGCCTTATTGGCTGCTCGCAGCGCAGCAACACCGGCTGTAGTTCCCGCCTGCGTAACCCGGAATGAAACCTGTGTCCATATTCCGGCGGGGATTACGCTGGAGGTAATGGGTGCAACTATGTGGGATGAGTATGACAGCCGCTGTATTAACTGCGGCCGCTGCAATTTTGTCTGTCCCACCTGCACCTGCTTTAGTATGCAGGATATATTTTACACCGATAACGGCAAGGCGGGAGAGCGGCGCCGGGTGTGGGCCTCTTGTATGGTGGACGGCTTTACCGAGGTTGCGGGCGGCGGTTGTTACCGCCAAAAGAACGGACAACGCATGCGCTTTAAGGTACTGCATAAAGTATATGATTACAAAAAACGCAATGGCTATCACATGTGTGTAGGTTGTGGCCGTTGTGACGACATCTGCCCGGAATATATATCGTTTTCGCATTCGATAAATAAACTGGCTGACGCTATCGAGGAGGTGGCTGCAAATGGCGGCAAATGA
- a CDS encoding Crp/Fnr family transcriptional regulator has translation MMMNISEAVALVEAFQQAAPRSVRVLSACGTVRRLVKGEHLFFDKEPVEMVYIVISGLVTLYTVDAQGEKKVIFILDKGKLINEVVLQGIPASINCEAFEEAQILCFDRQDFLRVMEQDFSLTKSVLASLAMKVRRLYRQMKNTPNSVRGDKRIAAKLWKLSRDYGVPGQGGTTINIDVSITYLAEMLGSRRETVSRQLKILVSQGLIRINDGQITIVDRDKLSEYFKLP, from the coding sequence ATGATGATGAATATAAGTGAGGCAGTGGCGCTGGTGGAGGCCTTTCAGCAGGCAGCTCCCCGGTCTGTCAGAGTATTGTCCGCCTGTGGCACGGTGCGCCGCCTGGTTAAAGGGGAACATTTATTTTTTGATAAAGAGCCGGTAGAGATGGTTTATATTGTTATCAGCGGCCTTGTCACCCTCTATACGGTTGACGCGCAGGGGGAGAAAAAGGTCATCTTTATTTTAGATAAAGGCAAACTGATTAACGAAGTGGTTTTGCAAGGAATTCCTGCCTCCATCAATTGCGAAGCATTTGAAGAGGCCCAGATTCTTTGTTTTGACAGGCAGGATTTCCTGCGTGTCATGGAACAGGATTTTTCACTGACTAAAAGTGTATTGGCCTCTCTGGCCATGAAAGTTCGGCGCCTTTACCGGCAAATGAAGAATACTCCCAACTCTGTGCGCGGTGATAAACGCATTGCCGCCAAACTGTGGAAGCTGTCCAGAGATTACGGTGTTCCCGGTCAAGGGGGAACTACGATTAACATTGATGTAAGTATTACCTATCTTGCGGAGATGCTGGGATCACGGCGTGAAACTGTATCACGCCAACTGAAAATTTTGGTCAGTCAAGGATTGATTCGGATTAATGATGGTCAAATAACGATAGTAGACCGTGATAAACTTTCAGAATATTTTAAGCTGCCGTGA
- a CDS encoding RNA ligase RtcB family protein, with protein sequence MSNITIITSEKNWIEDTAITQLKGVAALPGVVRTVGLPDLHAGKSPVGAVVVTKGVIYPHIIGGDIGCGMGLYSTGVECRKFKLERWVTKLNNIRELSDIQTVNPYEEPSPIYDLGTIGGGNHFAEFQVVEKVYDQETCAMLELDESQVMLLLHSGSRSYGQRILNEYKDCHGLAAGSEAMQSYLADHDQALLWAARNREIVVNKLLGYLGYTSQIQKLIDCQHNFIEQKGDVYIHRKGAVSAELGPVIIPGSRGSLTYIVKPAGNTEVSAFSLSHGAGRKWARSLCKSRIRNKYDRDTIRQTKLKSRVVCHDTDLLFQEAPEAYKNIDTVIASLLQFGLIHVVATLRPVLTYKG encoded by the coding sequence ATGAGCAATATAACAATAATCACAAGTGAAAAGAATTGGATAGAGGATACCGCGATAACTCAACTAAAGGGGGTGGCAGCTTTACCGGGTGTAGTGCGCACCGTAGGCTTGCCGGATTTGCATGCGGGAAAATCACCTGTTGGAGCTGTAGTGGTAACCAAGGGGGTTATCTATCCGCACATAATCGGTGGCGATATTGGCTGCGGGATGGGGCTGTATTCTACCGGGGTTGAGTGCCGAAAGTTTAAGCTTGAACGCTGGGTGACAAAGCTTAATAATATACGGGAATTGTCCGATATTCAGACCGTTAATCCCTATGAGGAACCAAGCCCGATCTACGACCTGGGAACCATTGGCGGCGGCAACCATTTTGCAGAATTTCAGGTTGTTGAAAAGGTTTATGACCAGGAAACCTGCGCAATGCTGGAACTGGACGAAAGCCAGGTAATGCTGCTGCTGCACAGTGGGTCGCGCAGTTACGGGCAACGGATATTAAATGAGTATAAGGATTGCCATGGACTGGCGGCAGGGAGTGAAGCTATGCAGAGCTATCTGGCAGACCATGATCAGGCATTGCTGTGGGCCGCGAGAAACCGGGAAATCGTTGTGAACAAGCTGCTCGGCTACTTGGGGTATACGTCGCAAATCCAAAAGCTAATTGATTGCCAACACAACTTTATTGAACAAAAAGGAGATGTCTATATTCACCGGAAAGGTGCTGTGTCTGCCGAACTGGGGCCGGTCATTATTCCCGGGTCGCGAGGTTCGCTTACTTATATTGTAAAACCTGCCGGCAATACGGAAGTGTCTGCCTTCTCGTTATCACATGGAGCCGGACGGAAATGGGCCAGGAGTTTGTGTAAATCCCGAATTCGCAATAAGTATGATCGGGATACCATTCGCCAAACAAAGTTAAAGAGCAGGGTGGTCTGTCACGATACCGACCTATTGTTTCAAGAAGCACCTGAAGCCTATAAAAATATTGATACTGTGATTGCCAGCTTGCTGCAATTCGGGCTAATCCATGTTGTTGCAACCCTGCGGCCGGTATTGACCTATAAGGGGTGA
- a CDS encoding nucleotidyltransferase domain-containing protein: MRAAILAKLTDIETEEKIKILFAVESGSRAWGFPSPDSDYDVRFVYIHRPEWYLSIEKKRDVLEYPIHDLLDINGWDIRKALGLLRKYNPALMEWLDSPIVYREENEIREQMKAIRSAYFARRTSMFHYLSMAVSNYRSYLKGETVKAKKYFYVLRPLFACMWLERENTHPPLSFHTLLATQMQGNPSLQEQLEALLARKMAGDELSMIPRMEAVNRFIEERLTYFEDYANRLPPDHFCDMEQLNSFFRSLLHKIWAFDPHL; the protein is encoded by the coding sequence ATGAGAGCGGCAATTCTTGCTAAATTAACAGATATTGAAACTGAAGAAAAAATAAAAATACTGTTTGCAGTTGAATCAGGGAGCCGGGCCTGGGGTTTTCCTTCGCCGGATAGTGATTATGATGTTCGTTTTGTCTATATCCACAGACCGGAATGGTATCTGTCCATTGAAAAAAAGCGTGATGTGCTTGAGTACCCCATTCATGATTTATTAGATATAAACGGCTGGGATATACGGAAAGCATTGGGGTTATTGCGCAAATACAACCCGGCGCTTATGGAATGGCTGGACTCACCCATCGTTTACCGGGAAGAAAATGAAATAAGAGAACAGATGAAAGCCATCCGTTCTGCCTATTTTGCACGCAGAACATCAATGTTCCATTATTTAAGTATGGCGGTATCCAATTATAGAAGCTACCTGAAGGGGGAGACAGTCAAAGCCAAAAAGTATTTTTATGTCCTTAGGCCACTGTTTGCATGCATGTGGCTGGAGCGTGAAAATACTCATCCACCCCTCTCCTTTCATACACTTTTGGCAACACAAATGCAAGGAAATCCGTCGCTGCAAGAACAGCTGGAAGCCTTGCTTGCCCGAAAGATGGCCGGAGACGAATTGTCAATGATCCCGCGTATGGAGGCTGTGAACCGTTTCATCGAAGAGAGACTCACATACTTTGAGGACTATGCCAATAGACTGCCGCCAGACCATTTTTGCGATATGGAGCAGCTCAATTCATTCTTTAGGAGTCTATTACATAAGATTTGGGCATTTGACCCGCACCTATGA
- a CDS encoding WYL domain-containing protein → MELFSEIHSRYYYIISQVLQAASSRSLTTRDIAAIVSELGFAETSLNLTPALLNTGQNNYRLLINGPSGYSQPVPQNLPPPMLTTLQKRWLKTILADKRFKLFTNGNQYDLYSSLLADVEPLYCPDCLLPVDMANDGDAYDNNEYKYIFATILTAIQASKILLITYESGKGNRLSAYIAPYKLEYSMKDDKFRLIGVRMRQKKLKSLYKLNLARITSVTVMDWNAPTDLACYIQSLRMPQPVEIEITNERNGFERIFTQLSNFERISEYDEQTKTCHMKIYYYEVDEMELLITLLSFGPVIRVLGPADFKKQIIERIVSQKRLFAETANSVYPR, encoded by the coding sequence ATGGAGCTTTTTAGCGAAATTCATAGCAGATACTACTACATCATCAGCCAAGTCTTGCAAGCAGCCTCCAGCCGCAGCCTTACAACCCGCGATATCGCCGCCATTGTTTCAGAGCTTGGTTTTGCCGAAACTTCCCTAAACCTCACTCCGGCCTTGCTCAATACCGGCCAGAATAATTACCGGTTGCTAATCAATGGGCCTTCCGGTTATTCTCAGCCTGTTCCCCAAAACCTTCCGCCCCCTATGCTGACAACATTACAAAAACGCTGGCTAAAAACCATACTGGCAGATAAGCGGTTTAAGCTTTTTACCAACGGGAACCAATATGATTTATACAGTTCCCTGCTTGCCGATGTTGAACCGCTCTACTGTCCAGACTGCCTCCTGCCTGTTGATATGGCTAATGATGGTGATGCCTATGACAACAACGAATACAAGTATATCTTCGCGACGATTCTTACTGCCATACAAGCGTCCAAAATATTGCTGATTACCTACGAAAGCGGTAAAGGCAACCGTCTTTCAGCTTATATCGCCCCTTACAAACTTGAGTATTCGATGAAAGACGATAAGTTCAGGCTGATTGGCGTTAGAATGCGCCAAAAGAAATTAAAAAGCCTCTACAAATTAAACCTTGCCCGCATTACTTCGGTAACGGTAATGGATTGGAATGCCCCCACAGACCTGGCCTGCTATATTCAAAGCCTGCGTATGCCCCAGCCGGTTGAAATCGAGATTACCAACGAACGCAACGGCTTTGAGCGCATTTTTACCCAGCTATCCAATTTTGAACGTATTTCAGAATATGACGAACAAACCAAAACCTGTCATATGAAAATTTATTACTATGAAGTTGATGAAATGGAGCTATTAATTACGCTGCTTTCCTTTGGGCCGGTTATTCGCGTATTAGGTCCGGCAGATTTTAAGAAGCAAATTATCGAACGCATAGTAAGCCAAAAACGGCTATTTGCAGAAACTGCTAACAGCGTGTACCCCCGGTGA
- a CDS encoding RtcB family protein — protein sequence MYVIYDQEKQQHPIKVWLQEQDRLEEGCLQQATNLSNLPFIHKWVALMPDTHMGKGMPIGGVIAADGVVIPNAVGVDIGCGMAYIQTNIEAALLKNTNTASGSLLQVLIGDILRNIPVGFAHHKQRQASAVIDEAMANKEHYAFAAKLLPEIEDGYYQTGTLGGGNHFIELQEDENGLTGIMLHSGSRHLGHQICRFFHEEAQKNNKKWFAAVPAEYQLAFLPVDSKAGQAYIDWMQLALAFAKENRDHMMDAITGLLDKWTNRLLGCRPEYSNYINCHHNYADLEHHYGKNVWVHRKGAIRARKGDIGIIPGAMGSYSYLVEGKGNAESFHSCSHGAGRLMSRTKAKGTFAVEAVMNDLKSCGVVLGKNNKSDVAEESRFAYKDIDAVIENELDLITPVKKLRTLGVVKG from the coding sequence ATGTATGTTATTTATGACCAGGAAAAACAGCAACATCCGATAAAGGTTTGGCTGCAGGAACAGGACCGGTTGGAAGAGGGCTGCCTCCAACAAGCCACCAACCTGTCTAATCTGCCTTTTATACATAAATGGGTTGCACTTATGCCTGATACCCATATGGGGAAAGGAATGCCTATCGGCGGGGTTATTGCCGCTGACGGTGTAGTGATTCCCAATGCGGTCGGGGTGGATATCGGTTGTGGGATGGCTTATATTCAAACCAATATTGAGGCCGCTTTACTTAAAAATACAAATACGGCAAGCGGATCGCTCCTGCAGGTTCTCATCGGCGACATCCTGCGGAATATTCCCGTGGGCTTCGCCCATCATAAACAGCGGCAGGCATCTGCTGTCATTGATGAGGCCATGGCCAATAAAGAGCATTATGCATTTGCCGCAAAACTTCTGCCGGAAATAGAGGATGGGTATTACCAAACCGGAACGCTTGGCGGCGGGAACCATTTTATTGAGTTGCAGGAAGATGAAAATGGCCTCACCGGTATTATGCTGCATTCGGGCAGCCGGCATCTTGGACACCAAATCTGCCGCTTTTTCCATGAGGAAGCCCAAAAGAACAACAAAAAATGGTTTGCCGCAGTACCTGCTGAATATCAACTGGCCTTTTTGCCTGTTGACAGCAAAGCGGGGCAGGCTTATATCGACTGGATGCAACTGGCGCTGGCTTTTGCCAAAGAAAATCGCGACCATATGATGGACGCGATAACAGGCCTGTTGGATAAATGGACAAACCGCTTGCTCGGTTGCCGCCCAGAGTATTCGAATTACATTAACTGTCACCATAATTATGCCGACCTGGAGCACCATTATGGGAAAAATGTCTGGGTACACCGTAAAGGAGCTATCCGTGCGAGAAAAGGCGATATTGGCATTATTCCCGGTGCTATGGGCTCTTATAGTTATCTTGTTGAAGGAAAAGGCAATGCGGAAAGTTTTCATTCCTGTTCTCATGGGGCGGGACGGCTTATGTCGCGGACCAAAGCCAAAGGGACATTTGCGGTGGAAGCGGTTATGAACGATTTAAAAAGCTGTGGTGTGGTTCTGGGCAAGAATAACAAGAGTGATGTGGCCGAGGAATCAAGATTTGCCTACAAAGATATTGATGCTGTTATTGAAAATGAGCTTGACCTGATAACGCCGGTAAAGAAACTGCGCACCCTTGGCGTGGTCAAGGGTTAA
- a CDS encoding metallophosphoesterase family protein, producing the protein MKIVILADTHLNKETDMLKTLLDKLGEVDLIIHAGDYINDAVVDTLRKIPGFHGVWGNCDTAGIQNTLKEKELLTLGSYRLGIFHGHGKGKSTLDRAYAAFENDNVNIIVFGHSHQPSITTKNKVLMLNPGSPTSKRTQKWFTFILLDLNAASIEARLVLFDNLQSLSL; encoded by the coding sequence ATGAAAATCGTGATTTTAGCCGATACCCATCTGAATAAAGAAACTGATATGCTTAAAACATTGTTAGACAAGCTCGGTGAAGTAGACCTGATCATCCATGCCGGTGATTACATAAATGACGCCGTTGTCGATACATTAAGAAAGATCCCTGGATTTCACGGCGTATGGGGCAACTGCGATACGGCCGGGATTCAGAATACGCTTAAAGAGAAGGAATTACTTACGCTGGGTTCTTACCGGTTAGGTATCTTTCATGGCCATGGAAAAGGAAAATCTACACTTGACCGGGCTTACGCCGCCTTTGAGAACGACAATGTCAACATCATTGTTTTCGGACACAGCCACCAGCCGTCTATTACGACCAAAAATAAAGTTTTGATGCTTAATCCCGGTTCTCCGACCAGCAAGCGAACCCAAAAATGGTTTACTTTCATTCTTTTAGACCTTAACGCTGCCTCGATCGAAGCCCGTTTGGTACTATTCGATAATCTTCAATCATTAAGCCTGTAG